Below is a genomic region from Rosa chinensis cultivar Old Blush chromosome 5, RchiOBHm-V2, whole genome shotgun sequence.
TGATGCTATGTCCTGCTGGGTGCGGTTGACCATTGACATTTTAGGGTGAGGTTAATTTTGAGTGTTAAATTCTCTTTCAATTATTCCAGCAAAAAAAATAGGGTctctagaatatttttttttgcagtTGACCATTGACTTTTTAGGGTGAGGTTAATTTTGAGTGTTAAATTCTCTTTCAATTAttccagcaaaaaaaaaagggtctctagaaaaaaaaaatttctttttttgactGTACAGcccggcaaaaaaaaaaaattcagcatAGATTTTATCATTTGGATTTTGGAGAACTCGTGGTGATTTAGCATTTATGGTTGGCGGTGCCGATTTGATTTGCTTGATGTTTATGTGGAGCTTGTGGAGTACTTGTGATGGTGCAACAAACACACTGAAACCAGGCGGAAGTCTAGATTCTTCAAGCTTGTTAGTTTCTGCTAATGGGAAGTTCACTTTGAATTTTCGAGTTTATAAGCAAGATGCAAACTTCAGCTGCTTAGTTATAAAGTGTGAAAAATGTGAAAAATGGGAAGTTGATATCTTGTGAAAAATGTGCATGAATAAGTCCAACTTCTGTGTACAGCCGAGTGGCGTCGTCTTAGTTTTGAGACTAGTTCCGATCGAAATCCTGGGCCCTTCTAGCCACGTGGTGCTGCTAGTTGGTCTCCAAGACTCCTTTATTACATCCCAAACGTGCAGGTTCTTGTCATCTTCATGGTGTGGCTGGGCTATTTTGAAGATGTCATGTCAACACATCCAAGTGGATAACATAATCCAAGCAGATTTCAGTCTCTGTCAACAAACATTCCTGCTTCTAAAAACTTTTTCCAAAACAATTGCTACCTCTAAATGCATTTGTAATCATACACAGAGGTACAGGAACATCCTTACATTGTTTGCCTTGACATTGCCTTGACATTGACTTGTTTTCAAATCCTACATTACCCTCCTCAATATCAAAGCTACCCCATTCGCATTCTCATTCTCTTTGACACGAAAtttcaattggttttgagtGTTAAACTCTCTTCAATTATTGCAGCACAAAAAAGGGATCTCTTCAATTATTTCCGCATTGATTTTATCATTTGGATTTCGGAGGAGTAGTACTTTGGGGTTGTGGTGATTAATCATTTATGGCTGGCGGTGTCGATTTGATTTGCTTGGTGTTTATGTGGAGCTTGTGGAGTGCTGCTTATAATGGTGCAACAAACACACTGAAACCAGGTGAAAGTCTAAATTCTTCAAGCTTGTTAGTTTCTGCAAATGGGAAGTTCACTATGAATTTTCGTGTTTATGAACTTGATCCAAACCATAGCTACTTAGTTATAAAGTGGAATGCGAGTCATAACTATGCGTGGGTTGCGAATAGAGAAACACCCATTTTGTACCCTTTCGGAGTTCTTACATTGGACAGGAACTACACATTGAAGATTACTCACAGAGATGGGGATGCTGTGGTGCTTTACTCTGCTGATTCGGAGACTATCAGTGGTGATGCTGTGGCTACTCTTATGGATGATGGGAATTTTGTGCTGCAAGAAGTGAGCGATGATGGATCGGTGAAGAGGGATTTGTGGCAGAGTTTTGATTATCCTGGGGATGTGCTTCTGCCAGGTATGAAATTAGGGGTTAACCGTAGTAATGGGCATAATTGGTCACTTTCGTGCTGGTTAACTGAGAAAAGTGCAGTGCCAGGACCTTTCACTCTTGATTGGGACCCTGATGGACACGAATTGAAAATTAAGCGGCATGGGGTGGTGTATTGGAGTAGTGGAGTGTTTCGAGATGGGAGTTTTGAAAATATTAAGCAGAAGAGGTAtaattttcaatgttttaaaacgctgaggCGTAGGCCGAGACGTTTTTCTGTGAGCCTCAAGAAAGCGTTtgccttgaggcgtaaggcgtaagccttacgtataaaaTACCTATATTCATGTAATTATTACTCTTATATATACCACACTAagagtaacaaaaaaaacattattaatTGTCATTCACTTATAATAAATAAAGTACTAGAACCATATGATTCAACAAAATCACcaacacaaaataaaatcaaagatcTAAAGTTCGGGCAGCATATCAATTAACACTCAATTACTGTGGAATATGGTACTGGTATtataaaaaagagaacaaaggcAATTCTGATGCATTACCATACACATGGAGCTCCTAATGGAAATGCATCATCCGGTGAAAAACCCAATAAGAGTTGCTTCCTGATGCAAGAGAACAGATATAAAAAAGATCAAATACAAAATAGAAAAGCTAGGGTGTGAATATGCAATCGTGGATAAACATTATATGTAATATATCTTACAGATAGATATAAAAGTTTAAAACTCCTTTGCCAGAACTTCTACTTCAAAGCCATTAACAATTAAAAAGCCAAGATATGATTATaaataggggccgtgaccacttacccaattttaacctaaaaattgcccacttgctccactaagagttttttgaccccatttacccaatctaacttctactgacataattaccctcattttaatctctctctctctccctctcccccctcaccgattctctctctctctctctctctccccttccccCCCAGCCGGACTGCCAGATGCCGAGCCACGACGCCTTCAGCACCATCTTCTCCGAGATCGGTGCCGGCAAGCATGTCCCAGGCGTAATCTTCGCCGAACTCGAGCCCACCGTCAAAGCCCACCATCTTATCCTCCGAGATCGGTGCCAGCAAGCATGTCCTAGGCGTAATCTTCGCCGACCTTGAGCCCACCGTCAAAGCCCATCGTCCCAGTCGCTGCTGCTCGTGCTGGAAGCACCCGGAGGCGCTGGTCCTGATGTGGGAATTCGGGtcgggtttgtttgatggtctactggggggcagtagacacattattggtccccagtagactttgatacgagggacagggatcactatagtgtggtgttttgataagttacatgttgttttaggacattggactttgtattgggaggcagtaatatgattactggggggcagtagagacattggactttgtattggaaggcagtaatatgattactgggggcagtagagacattggactttgtattgggaggcagtaatatgattataaattgatcaattgtacctgtagtgtattcatttggttttgggagttcatacaattcactggacggcaaataatatgattattgggaggcaataatatgattattggggggcagtaatatgattactggggggcaataatagccggattccgaattccggtcatcggtcgtgGGATTTcgaatagccggattccggtcatcggtcgccggaatccggtcaccggtcgccggagtccggtcaccgttcgccggtcaccggtcaccggtcgccggtcaccggagcacagcaaggtggagggtgacttctctctctaagtgagaaagaaggagagggcaaaaaagtctcaaaaaaaaaagaaaaagaattaattgggtaaaggggaaataatcccttagagtgttttgggtaaatggggttaaaaaacagttggtggagcaagtgggcaatttttagcctaaaattgggtaaatgatcattttcccttataAATATCTAGTCAAAGCCTGATATACCTTAGCCTTAACCAAATGGATCGAGTTTCTGTATATAGTACTTTTGTTAATAAAAAGTCAAATAACTCCAAACGTCGTATGGAGGAAACCGCCCAGTTCCGCCATTTTTACATATTGAATGGATTTCACAGCCATAAACTTTCTAACTATCTCAAAAATTCGAGTTTGGGCAACTGCACAAACTCGCCACCACCTGAATCCGCCACGGGaacaactcaaacccagatACATATATTCTTGACATTACCAAACATTCAAATATATTCTTGAGTTCTTGACATAATGACATTACCCTGATCAATATAACCtggttcaaagtttcaaacactATTTTCATGATTTATAATGGAATCAATTGGAATCATACCTTCAAATGGACTGCTGTGAATCGAACTCCAATTCCTTGAAATGGCCGGCTACGAATCGAACTCCAATAATACCTTCAAATTGACTGCTGCGAATCAAAATCGTAATCCTAAATCAAACTCTGGGTTAGGGATCGAACTTACTGCCTCTTGTAAGAGAGGAGGCTGAAATCGGCTCTCCAATACTCACAGCAGAACAGTCGCGACCTAAAGGCTTTAAACACGATCTGTTTCAAAACGAcgtcatttttcttttgttgctgGGCGTGCGCCTTTGACGCCTTGGGCGTCGCTTTTCACGCCTTGGTCGACGCCTCAGCCGCCTCGTCGCCTAACCTTCAAAACACACTCAATTTCAGGCATGATTTCTGCTTTTTGAGCCTCAGGCGCGCCTGAAGGCGCGCTTTTTAATTCATTGATAATTTTAGCATTGTTTCAAAGAAGAATGAAGACTATTTTAGTTACACTACTTTAGATGAAAATGCTGTATCAGAGTGGCTGCTAACCACAATAGGGAGACTAAAAGACTTTGATGAATCAATTGATATTGCAAAAGCAGATTCCTGTTATGGGTATAACACTGACGGTGGATGCCATATTTGGGACCAGCCAACCAAGTGTGGGCGTTCTGGTGATGTATTTGAGCAAGTAAATGGTTACTTTAATCCAACAGATGCTAGCGGCTCTACTGTATCATCAAGAAGTGATTCAAATACAAGTCTCAGTATTAGTGATTGTAAGGATGCTTGTTGGGCAGATTGTAACTGTCGTGGATTCATCTTTCTGTTTCCTAATCAGACTGGATGCCATTATTGGACTGGAAACTTGAAATTCATTGCAGACAGCGCAGGTTATAGTTCAACTGTTGTATATTTTTTAACAACAAAGTCAGACGGCAGCTGTAAGTATAGTCATCCTTAGCTTGTTTTATAATGAGCATGTTTGTCAAAACTATATTGTACCAGGACTAATAAACACTACAAAGCTATCTCCCAGAAATGATGGTAAGTCTACTTAACCACAAAGCATAATGATGCATAATAGTTACTCTATGCAGATGCATCGCATAAGTGGATATGGATTGGTATTGCACTAGTCGCTGTTCTTCTGGCAATGGTGTTTTGTAGCATGTGCTACCTACTACGAAGAAGAAAACTTGCAGGTATATAATTTCTTTAAACATTGATATGTACACTTACCTGTTATAAAGAACTTCACATTTTGACATTGCttttgcaaattgaaatgataaATTATCTGCATTAAACTTAATAGGTGAGAACCAAAGAAATGTCCAGGATATGCTGCATGATGAATTCTAATAGACCTACTAAAGCTAATGGACTTCAAAATGATGATTTAAGGGTATTTAAGTATGCATCTATCATAGCCGCCACCTGCAACTTCTCTGATGAAAATAAGCTAGGAGAAGGCGGTTTTGGACCTGTTTATAAGGTAAGGCATTGAATAATGCAAGTGAATCTTATATAGTACATTATTAATCTTTTTCTTGTGCACAACTgagaatatataaaaaattactTGGGTGACATGTATTATTCAGGGGAAATTGGTGACCGGACAAGAAGTGGCAGTGAAGAGGCTTTCAAAACGTTCAGGACAGGGTATATCGGAGTTTAAGAATGAGTTGATACTTATATATGAACTCCAGCATACAAACCTTGTTCAGCTCTTCGGATTTTGCATTCATGGTGAAGAGAGAATGTTGATATACGAGTACATGCCAAACAAAAGCTTGGACTACGTTTTATTTGGTTGTTACTTTAATCTAACTACTTGCTTAATTCCATATATGTATTTGTTATAGAAATGTGTATATCTATTTGTTTTTAGATTTGATCCGATTATACCGATTGTACAGATTCAACTAGATGCCAGCAGCTAGATTGGAACAAACGTTTCAACATAATTGAAGGAATTGCTCAAGGATTGGTTTACTTGCACAAATATTCCAGAATGAGAGTAATTCATAGAGATTTAAAAGCAAGTAATGTTCTGCTTGATGAAAGGATGAATCCCAAAATTTCAGACTTTGGAATGGCTAGGATTTTCATGAATGATGAACAAGAAGCAAATACAATGAAGATAGTGGGGACACTGTAAGCAAACATGCAGTTATGTATTTTGCTTTCGGTTGTTAAGCATGAGTTTGTGAATGTAGTTGCACTAACGAATTTTTCATCTCCATTTGGTGCAGTGGTTATATGCCCCCTGAGTATGTTATGGGGGGAAATTTTTCCATAAAATCGGATGTCTATAGTTTCGGAGTGTTAATGCTTGAAATCCTAAGTGGTAGGAAAAACAACAGCTTCTACAATGATGGCCGCGCCTTCAACTTAGTTGGCTATGTATGTCAAGTGTCAACAactctttgtttttcttgtaaGGGTGGGCGGGTTCAGTGATTCTAAAATTCTAAATGAATAATGTAATATTGTTTCAGGCCTGGGCGTTATGGAAAGAAGGTGCAGGACTAGGACTAATGGATCCAACACTTGACGATTCATGTGATAAAGATCAATTGTTGAGGTGCGTCCATGTTGGTCTGCTCTGCGTGGAGGAAAATGCAGCCAGTCGACCCACGATGTTAGATGTGATACTTATGCTGACCAATGAAAGCATGTCTTTACCAGTTCCTACAAAACCAGCATTCTGTACAGAAAGAAATGTGATCACAGATGCTATAGGTGGAAACAGACCGGAAATGGTTGCATCTGTAAATGGTATCTCCAATTCTGGTTTTGATGGGCGTTAAAGTCACTGCCAAGTTGATCAGCACACTTTCCCCTTGAGAATACAGGTGGTTATGAGATTTGGGGTTTGATTTTCTGTCAAAAAGCATAAGTAATTGGttctattttcttctctttacaAAATGTAATCATGCGTGTGATTGGCTATATTTATGGCTAAATGATTTATAATTTATCATCTGTCTACTCCTGATATTGAGTTGATTATGGTCATTTGGTTTCTAACGGTCAATGATGGTAGTGTTATAACATAATCAGTATGACATACTGTGAAACTCTTTCAAAAtgtattcaaattttttttttttaaccacatgagaacaaattttctgttcttgattttgattcaatgaCAAAAATGAGGTGTAACAATTTTAAATTTACACCTCCATAATTAAATATGATCACTCTAATGCGTTGTTATTATTGTCTCACTCCGTGTGCAAAGTAGTTTCCGGTTCAATTACGTTTTCTTAAAAACCATCACAGGTgatcgagttggtaagagtTTCTAGGTGTGGAACCCCTACACTAGGGTTCGGATCTCATAGATGTTGATTGGAGTTTAAAtctcaatatattcttggtggctagGAGAAATGAAGCATTTTGACATGACCCCTTGGCCTGGAGTAGTCTTTGAGCTTAGAAAGCTTTTGACGTACCGTGTGATTgcgataaaaaaataaaataaaaaatgggtctttctaaatgtacccagcaaatttcttaGTGTGTTTGGATAGAGTAATTTAACAAATCTCATTTTTGTACCCAGCAAATCTGGGAAAAACCTATCTGACAAACATCAATTTAGCATCAATCTTATAATTGTGGTATATCCAGGACAATTGGTTGGGTGAATTTACGATTAATTATAGTGATTCTTTCTTTGATCTAACATTTTTAGTTAGGTGACTAagaatattttaaaaaaaaaaatcgacgCTTAGAGGCAAATGTTTATTGAAATTAATTATAGAATAGTTGTGCTGCTGAGTTTGCATGCTAATaatgattttcttttggttgatCAAAACCTTTGCTATTCATCCTCCACAACAGATGAATTCTAGATGGTTCTTTAAACATAAGAGCAAGACTGAAGGGTCCATAATTACATGAATTTTTCATGAATCCATTGAATTTGTGAGTCCTATTTCAATTTGTTGAATACTGATCAAAATGAAGTTTGACCCAGAGGCTTGGCGGGATTGGATTCGCAAAGATCAGAAGTTTGGATTTTTATTGCTGGGTAGTGAAGACATGGATATTTTGGGGAagttaattaatatatttaaaaTAAACTAATTGCTGGGTGTATTAAGAAATttactgggtacatttagaatgACCCTAAAAAATCCATACATTTCCTTATAGGAGAATTCACAAAGCCGAGAGACGTGATTCTAGATTTCCATTTCTAAAGATGAAGCGACGTCGTTTAGATGATAATTGGGCCGTTAGACTATTAATTACACCCAggcataaatataaaaataagccCAATCGGAATCCAGCCACGTAATAAGACCCGAGCCGAAAACGCAACGGAGAAAGACGGAGAGAGAAACCAACATGCTTCTCCAGATAAAGAGACAAAGAGTCACAGAGAGAGCAATCGTAGAAGAACCCCCACGGTGGCGTTGATCGGACGGTCCAGATTCCCCAGCTTCTGGATCTGACGACGACACAGCACCATGGCTTCCAAAGGTCAAAGGCCGAAGCTCGATCGTGAAACCAGACCTAAGCGCCACAAGGTTGGCTTCCCGCGATTATGTTCTGCGTTTTTTCTCTGAATTTTGAGCATTACTAAGCTAAGAGCAACGTTAAAACCTCCGCTTTTTTGCTTACTGGAGAGGAAAATTGGAGCCTTCCAGTTTTTGCTTCATTAATGTGCCTACTGGACTTGTGGATATTTAGGTTAGAATTTGTTTTATGTTATTTTCTCATTTCCTGAACTTATATCGCAGCACAGTGATTTCAAATTGTATATTTCTATAGGATTTTTaaccagaaatttttttttttgaggaaaacACGAACATTTTTCGTGCTGTTTGGTAAACAAAGTTCAGAGTGCTTTGTGAGAAGTCAGGGCCGAGTCGTGTTCGTGTCATGTCCTCTGCTTCATTGTCATGCTAGCTTGAGTCGTGTTCGTGTCATGTCCTCTGCTTCATTGTCATGCTAGCTTGACCATTTGACACTCGAATGGCTCTCCCAATTTTGAAAGGAAAATTAGGTAGCCTTGGATGTGTCCAGAGAAATTCTGCTATCCTAATAGAAAGCACAGCACATAAATTTGGGGTTCATATGTGACTAGAACAGTTGATCACGGATCTGGTATTCTCAATCTGTTTTCCAAAAACCTTTCTCTGCTGTCAGATAATCaacaaacaaaatcaataaGACGGCAGCTTCCATATCTTAGAACCACATATTCTTTGCTGAAACTGAATACAAAAGAAATGAACGTTTCTTAAGTAAGCCAGCAATACAATATATTTCTGGTCAGACTATTTTGTAAATGTGGCAGCCTAGATCATTCCAGCAGCTGATAGAGTTTCGGAACTCATTACCATGCAGCATACTGAGAATATGAACCTGTTCCGTGCTAACACTGACGTCCAAGACACTTCTAGTGGTTGAAATGCTTCTACCATAACAAATTTATCTCTTCTTGTCTCTTAATCCTGATACTGTTTGCCTGCAAGATAAACTCTTCGATGAGTGTCTCCTGCTGGttcaaaattacaaacaatataaaCACATGAAGGAAGAGAAGCTAAGAGAGTGAGAATGTTTACCAGGAGGATGTATAAAATATGGACATATTCACATTGACTTAGGGAGGGCTCCTATCCGGTTATCAGCACTCTGATCCTTTCCAGCATTACCTTGATTTCGCTTTCGCTTTATCATGGTTTGGTGGTTTAAAAATTAagatta
It encodes:
- the LOC112203348 gene encoding G-type lectin S-receptor-like serine/threonine-protein kinase CES101; the encoded protein is MAGGVDLICLVFMWSLWSAAYNGATNTLKPGESLNSSSLLVSANGKFTMNFRVYELDPNHSYLVIKWNASHNYAWVANRETPILYPFGVLTLDRNYTLKITHRDGDAVVLYSADSETISGDAVATLMDDGNFVLQEVSDDGSVKRDLWQSFDYPGDVLLPGMKLGVNRSNGHNWSLSCWLTEKSAVPGPFTLDWDPDGHELKIKRHGVVYWSSGVFRDGNASHKWIWIGIALVAVLLAMVFCSMCYLLRRRKLAEMSRICCMMNSNRPTKANGLQNDDLRVFKYASIIAATCNFSDENKLGEGGFGPVYKGKLVTGQEVAVKRLSKRSGQGISEFKNELILIYELQHTNLVQLFGFCIHGEERMLIYEYMPNKSLDYVLFDSTRCQQLDWNKRFNIIEGIAQGLVYLHKYSRMRVIHRDLKASNVLLDERMNPKISDFGMARIFMNDEQEANTMKIVGTLGYMPPEYVMGGNFSIKSDVYSFGVLMLEILSGRKNNSFYNDGRAFNLVGYAWALWKEGAGLGLMDPTLDDSCDKDQLLRCVHVGLLCVEENAASRPTMLDVILMLTNESMSLPVPTKPAFCTERNVITDAIGGNRPEMVASVNGISNSGFDGR